From the genome of Kaistella daneshvariae, one region includes:
- a CDS encoding MFS transporter yields the protein MISLQPLQTLKIPEFRNLMSGRFFLVLSFRMLATLMGWWIYKLTNDPFAIGLIGLSEVIPAVSTALYAGHVIDNSEKKKLLLICNYAYVFLIGLLAIPAFFGSSFMHLTNLQISYFIYAIIFCTGFCRAFIGPIVPAMIPKIVSREQLPNAITLNQATFLTASVSGHALGGFLIHWVNISGTILVIVGVMIFASMFFWFLKQHPSENSDRTLGVVKSMKEGLAYIYKTKEILGALCLDMFAVLFGGAVAMIPVFATDILKVGSEGFGLLNAASDIGSMCIIMTLAFVPLTKNQGKILLVAVAGFGLCIIGFGLSKLYWLSFFLLVASGMLDGISVVIRGTIVQLKTPDHIRGRVLSVNSIFIMSSNEMGQFESGLAAKLLGVVRSVVFGGTMTVLIALLVGTTVPKLRRMNY from the coding sequence ATGATTTCTCTTCAACCACTTCAAACCTTAAAAATCCCAGAATTCCGCAACCTCATGTCAGGTCGCTTTTTTTTGGTTTTATCTTTCCGAATGCTGGCAACACTCATGGGTTGGTGGATTTACAAATTAACAAACGATCCTTTTGCCATCGGTTTAATCGGTTTGTCAGAAGTCATTCCCGCAGTTTCCACGGCTTTGTACGCCGGTCACGTCATCGATAATTCTGAAAAGAAAAAACTGCTGCTTATATGCAATTATGCCTACGTTTTCCTCATCGGTTTGCTCGCCATTCCCGCGTTTTTCGGCAGCAGCTTTATGCATCTCACTAATCTTCAGATTTCCTATTTCATTTACGCCATTATTTTCTGCACCGGTTTTTGCCGCGCCTTTATCGGGCCGATTGTTCCGGCGATGATTCCAAAAATAGTTTCGCGCGAACAGCTTCCGAATGCGATTACTTTAAACCAGGCAACTTTTCTTACCGCATCTGTCTCCGGGCACGCGCTGGGCGGCTTTTTAATTCATTGGGTTAATATTTCCGGGACTATTTTAGTCATTGTAGGTGTCATGATTTTCGCCTCGATGTTCTTTTGGTTTCTGAAACAGCATCCTTCCGAAAACAGTGACAGAACGCTTGGCGTGGTGAAAAGCATGAAAGAAGGTCTGGCCTATATTTACAAAACCAAAGAAATTTTAGGCGCGCTGTGCCTGGATATGTTCGCGGTACTTTTTGGCGGCGCCGTGGCGATGATTCCTGTTTTTGCGACCGATATTTTAAAAGTCGGTTCCGAAGGTTTCGGCTTGCTCAATGCAGCCTCCGACATCGGTTCCATGTGCATCATTATGACTTTAGCTTTCGTTCCGCTCACCAAAAATCAGGGCAAAATATTGCTGGTGGCGGTTGCCGGTTTCGGGCTGTGCATCATCGGTTTTGGCTTGTCGAAATTGTATTGGCTTTCCTTCTTCCTGCTCGTCGCAAGTGGAATGTTGGACGGTATTTCCGTCGTCATTCGCGGTACCATCGTTCAGCTAAAAACGCCGGATCATATCCGCGGGCGGGTATTAAGCGTCAATTCCATTTTCATTATGTCGAGTAACGAAATGGGCCAGTTTGAAAGTGGACTCGCGGCAAAATTGTTGGGCGTGGTGCGCTCCGTGGTTTTTGGCGGTACCATGACGGTTTTAATTGCACTTTTGGTCGGCACCACCGTTCCGAAACTCCGAAGAATGAATTATTAA
- the dnaB gene encoding replicative DNA helicase, whose amino-acid sequence MTQKETLSSLIHGNFAKELSISDGKMPPNAIEFEKLVIGTFLIDKKGLDYSIDLLTPEVFYDPRHQEIFRAIVRLFEGNHPVDLMTVIQELKKTEKLAFAGGDHYIIDLTMGISSSAHIEYHVRVILEKFILRSLINVSANVIDSSYKESTDVFELLDKAEQSFFEITNGTIKKGFDTANTLVTQAIETIKALKDKEGISGIPSGFKDIDKETGGWQNSDLIIIAARPAMGKTAFLLSMARNIAVEHNVPLALFSLEMASVQLITRMIASETGISSEKLRKGQMSDEEWQRLFSNVSALENAPLYIDETPSLSVFDFRAKCRRLVMQHGVKIIMVDYLQLMTANSGKGGAGNREQEIAMISRSLKAIAKELNVPVIALSQLSRSVETRPGKRPMLSDLRESGAIEQDADIVSFIFRPEYYKITTWDNDEDGAETSTENQAELIIAKHRNGATADVRMSFYKNIAKFADLDLFGGGYGYESSNFGQQDAPSGFEKIKTTIDPGAAFDISDNKNLSGSSMNDLDDDDDFQF is encoded by the coding sequence ATGACCCAGAAGGAAACTTTATCATCGCTTATCCACGGGAATTTTGCCAAAGAACTCTCGATTTCCGACGGCAAAATGCCGCCCAACGCCATAGAATTTGAGAAACTCGTCATCGGTACATTTCTTATCGATAAAAAAGGTTTGGATTATTCGATTGACCTGCTGACGCCGGAGGTTTTTTACGATCCGCGGCACCAGGAAATTTTCCGTGCTATCGTGCGACTTTTTGAAGGAAATCATCCGGTGGATCTAATGACGGTCATTCAGGAACTGAAAAAAACTGAAAAACTGGCTTTTGCGGGCGGCGACCATTACATCATCGATTTAACGATGGGAATTTCTTCCAGCGCGCATATCGAATATCACGTGCGAGTAATTCTTGAAAAATTCATCCTTCGAAGCCTCATCAATGTTTCTGCAAACGTTATAGACAGTTCTTATAAAGAATCCACCGACGTTTTCGAACTTCTGGACAAAGCCGAACAATCTTTCTTTGAAATCACAAACGGAACCATTAAAAAAGGTTTCGACACTGCGAATACTTTGGTTACGCAGGCCATTGAAACCATCAAAGCTTTAAAGGATAAAGAAGGTATTTCCGGAATTCCGTCAGGATTTAAAGACATCGATAAAGAAACTGGCGGCTGGCAAAACTCCGATTTAATTATCATCGCCGCGCGTCCGGCGATGGGTAAAACGGCATTTTTGCTCTCAATGGCAAGGAATATTGCTGTTGAACACAATGTTCCGTTGGCTTTGTTTTCACTTGAAATGGCGTCCGTTCAGCTGATTACCAGAATGATCGCTTCCGAAACCGGGATTTCTTCGGAAAAGCTTCGGAAAGGCCAAATGTCTGATGAAGAATGGCAAAGACTTTTCTCCAACGTTTCCGCTTTGGAAAACGCTCCTTTATATATCGATGAAACACCGTCACTTTCGGTTTTCGATTTCCGTGCGAAATGCCGACGATTGGTGATGCAGCACGGCGTGAAAATCATCATGGTAGATTATCTCCAGCTGATGACCGCCAATTCCGGTAAAGGTGGCGCCGGAAACCGTGAGCAGGAAATCGCAATGATCTCGCGTTCCCTGAAAGCGATTGCAAAAGAACTGAATGTGCCAGTAATTGCGCTTTCTCAGCTTTCACGAAGTGTGGAAACGCGTCCGGGAAAAAGACCGATGCTTTCCGACCTTCGGGAATCTGGTGCGATTGAGCAGGATGCCGATATCGTTTCGTTTATTTTCCGACCGGAATATTATAAAATTACAACCTGGGACAATGATGAAGACGGCGCGGAAACTTCTACCGAAAATCAGGCGGAACTCATCATCGCGAAACACCGTAACGGTGCAACAGCCGACGTAAGAATGTCCTTCTACAAAAACATCGCGAAGTTTGCCGATCTGGACTTATTTGGCGGCGGCTACGGTTACGAATCTTCTAACTTCGGTCAGCAGGACGCGCCGAGCGGTTTTGAAAAAATTAAAACCACCATCGATCCGGGTGCAGCCTTTGATATCAGCGACAACAAAAATCTTTCGGGTTCGTCCATGAACGACCTTGATGACGACGACGATTTTCAGTTTTAG
- the rnhA gene encoding ribonuclease HI: MSLKIEIFTDGACSGNPGKGGYGIVMKVPEKNYEKRYSAGFRLTTNNRMELLAVIVALEKLKSTENDIHIYTDSKYVSDAINQKWIFGWIKKGFKNVKNPDLWRRIVPLLKSHNPTFHWVKGHAGHPENEICDQLAVKAAQSPTLEIDDFFEAQKSGGLF, translated from the coding sequence ATGAGCCTTAAAATCGAGATTTTTACCGACGGCGCCTGTAGCGGGAATCCGGGAAAAGGCGGCTACGGCATCGTCATGAAAGTTCCCGAAAAAAATTACGAAAAACGCTATTCCGCAGGTTTTCGCCTTACGACCAACAATCGTATGGAATTGCTGGCGGTGATTGTCGCGCTGGAAAAACTGAAATCCACGGAAAACGACATCCATATTTACACTGACAGCAAATACGTTTCTGATGCCATCAACCAGAAATGGATTTTCGGCTGGATTAAAAAAGGTTTTAAAAACGTAAAAAACCCCGATTTATGGCGGAGAATTGTGCCGCTTTTAAAATCTCATAACCCAACATTTCATTGGGTAAAAGGCCACGCCGGACATCCGGAAAACGAAATTTGTGACCAGCTTGCGGTTAAAGCCGCGCAGTCGCCGACTTTGGAAATCGATGATTTTTTTGAGGCGCAAAAAAGCGGCGGACTTTTTTAA
- a CDS encoding NAD(P)H-dependent oxidoreductase, with translation MNYLEALQKRYSVKKFDPEKTVCADALYQILEAARLSASSLGLQPYKLIIAQSAEIKEKLIPAFYNPSQISTCSHLIAIVSKNKIGNEYIGDYFKHISATREIPVENLNPFRQSIDSHMNRLTPEEIRIWAEKQCYIVLGNLMFAAALENVDTCPMEGFRQEIIDQVLGLNSENEKVAVTLALGYRSQEDPFQTLKKVRKPTEKLFKFL, from the coding sequence ATGAATTACCTGGAAGCCTTGCAAAAAAGATATTCGGTAAAGAAATTCGACCCCGAAAAAACAGTTTGTGCCGACGCGCTTTACCAGATTCTGGAAGCTGCCAGACTTTCAGCGAGCTCGCTTGGTTTGCAGCCGTACAAGCTCATCATCGCACAAAGCGCGGAAATTAAGGAAAAACTCATTCCCGCTTTTTACAATCCGTCCCAAATTTCCACGTGTTCCCATTTGATTGCCATCGTTTCGAAAAACAAAATCGGTAACGAATATATCGGCGATTATTTCAAGCATATTTCCGCGACCCGGGAAATTCCGGTGGAAAATTTAAATCCATTCCGGCAAAGCATAGACAGTCACATGAACCGTTTGACGCCCGAAGAAATTAGGATTTGGGCAGAAAAACAATGCTATATCGTTTTGGGAAATCTGATGTTTGCCGCCGCACTGGAAAATGTGGACACCTGCCCGATGGAAGGTTTTCGCCAGGAAATCATCGACCAGGTTTTGGGCTTAAATTCTGAAAATGAAAAAGTTGCGGTGACTTTAGCTTTAGGTTACCGTTCGCAGGAAGACCCCTTTCAAACCTTAAAAAAAGTGCGAAAACCCACCGAAAAACTCTTTAAATTTTTGTAA
- the nadB gene encoding L-aspartate oxidase, producing the protein MIKADVLVIGSGISGLSYAIKVSEKMPEAKIIIVTKGDEDESNTKYAQGGLAVVTDFDNDGFQKHIDDTMRAGDGENNLEVVKMVIEKGPERFKELVEWGTNFDQKDGNLMLGREGGHTENRIVHHKDITGKEIERALLETANKSPNIEIMAHHYVIDLITQHHVPGKIFDLNKIDCYGAYILDEKNKKIKKITAKITLVATGGAGHVYKNTTNPIIATGDGIAFVHRARGKVSNMQYYQFHPTALYSKRDGMLFLISEAVRGDGAKLRTKDGEKFMHKYDEREELASRDIVARAIDNELKISGDDYVGLDCREMDREKFIEHFPNIYEKCLDEGIDPFEQLIPVVPACHYLMGGIDIDRDGQSSIKNLFAVGECTNSGLHGANRLASNSLLEGLVFGHNAAIKTVELLTVNDFNFDDLKAVPEWNEEGMKMMDEMVMVSYLRRQLQEMMSDLVSIVRSNDRLALAKKKQQEIFEAVTELYNYSILSPKLSELRNLTNISYLIIKHSLMMKENKGAFFNKDFV; encoded by the coding sequence ATGATAAAAGCAGATGTACTCGTCATCGGATCCGGAATTTCCGGACTTTCCTACGCCATAAAAGTTTCTGAAAAAATGCCCGAAGCCAAAATCATCATCGTTACCAAAGGCGATGAAGATGAAAGCAACACGAAATATGCGCAAGGCGGTCTCGCGGTTGTAACCGATTTTGACAACGATGGATTTCAGAAACATATCGACGATACGATGCGCGCCGGTGATGGTGAAAATAATCTGGAAGTGGTAAAAATGGTGATTGAAAAAGGCCCGGAGCGTTTCAAGGAACTGGTAGAATGGGGAACCAATTTCGATCAAAAAGACGGAAATCTGATGCTCGGCAGAGAAGGCGGTCACACGGAAAACCGAATCGTTCACCATAAAGATATCACCGGAAAAGAAATTGAAAGAGCATTGCTGGAAACGGCGAATAAATCGCCTAATATTGAGATTATGGCGCATCATTACGTCATCGATCTCATCACGCAGCACCACGTTCCGGGAAAAATTTTCGACCTGAATAAAATTGACTGTTATGGCGCTTATATTCTGGATGAAAAAAATAAAAAAATCAAGAAAATAACCGCCAAAATTACTCTGGTGGCAACCGGCGGTGCGGGTCACGTTTATAAAAACACCACGAACCCAATTATTGCGACCGGCGACGGAATTGCCTTTGTGCACCGTGCGCGCGGTAAAGTTTCGAATATGCAATACTATCAGTTTCACCCTACCGCGCTCTATTCCAAAAGAGACGGAATGCTTTTCCTGATTTCGGAAGCGGTACGCGGCGACGGTGCGAAACTTCGGACAAAAGATGGCGAAAAATTCATGCATAAATACGATGAACGCGAAGAATTAGCCTCCAGAGATATTGTAGCGCGCGCCATCGACAATGAGCTGAAAATTTCCGGCGACGATTACGTTGGTTTGGATTGCCGCGAAATGGACCGCGAAAAATTCATCGAGCATTTTCCAAATATTTATGAAAAATGCCTGGATGAAGGAATTGATCCCTTCGAACAGCTGATTCCGGTGGTTCCCGCGTGCCATTATCTGATGGGCGGAATTGATATTGACCGCGACGGCCAAAGTTCCATTAAAAACCTTTTTGCCGTCGGCGAATGCACGAATTCCGGGTTGCATGGTGCGAACCGCTTAGCTTCAAATTCTTTGCTGGAAGGTTTGGTTTTCGGGCATAATGCCGCCATAAAAACCGTGGAATTGCTGACGGTAAATGATTTTAATTTCGATGATTTAAAAGCCGTGCCGGAATGGAATGAAGAAGGAATGAAAATGATGGATGAAATGGTGATGGTCAGCTACTTACGCCGCCAATTGCAGGAAATGATGAGCGACCTTGTGAGCATCGTGCGCAGCAACGACCGACTTGCGCTGGCGAAGAAAAAACAACAGGAAATCTTTGAGGCGGTGACGGAGCTGTACAACTACTCTATTTTGTCGCCGAAACTTTCGGAGCTCCGAAACCTGACGAATATTTCATATCTGATTATCAAGCATTCACTGATGATGAAGGAAAACAAAGGTGCTTTTTTCAATAAAGATTTTGTGTAA
- the nadC gene encoding carboxylating nicotinate-nucleotide diphosphorylase encodes MKKPKYVTKEALKHFIKNALEEDIQEGDHSTLATIPKDLQQKAKLLVKQNCILAGVELAEIIFKQFDKHLKVDVLLKDGDSAKAGDIALYVTGSARSILSTERFVLNCMQRMSGIATLTHDWDSRLVGTKTKLLDTRKTTPNFRICEKWAVAIGGGTNHRYGLYDMIMLKDNHIDYNGSITKAVKMAKEYTEKIKNPLKIEVETRNLEEVEEALNAGADRILLDNMDVQMMKDAVKMVGGKCETEASGGITRDMLKAIAATGVDYISAGALTHSADNIDLSLKAVK; translated from the coding sequence ATGAAAAAACCAAAATACGTTACCAAAGAGGCTTTAAAACATTTCATTAAGAATGCTTTGGAGGAAGATATTCAGGAAGGTGACCATTCGACGCTGGCGACGATTCCGAAAGATTTGCAGCAAAAAGCAAAATTACTGGTGAAACAAAACTGTATTTTGGCGGGCGTGGAACTGGCGGAAATTATTTTTAAACAGTTTGACAAACATCTGAAAGTGGATGTTTTGCTGAAAGACGGTGATTCTGCAAAAGCGGGCGACATCGCTTTGTATGTGACGGGAAGTGCGCGTTCTATTTTGTCGACGGAACGTTTTGTTTTGAACTGCATGCAGCGCATGAGCGGCATCGCGACTTTGACACACGACTGGGATTCGAGACTTGTTGGCACAAAAACCAAATTGCTGGATACGCGAAAAACCACGCCTAATTTCCGCATTTGTGAAAAATGGGCGGTGGCGATTGGCGGTGGCACGAACCATCGATATGGCTTGTATGATATGATCATGCTGAAAGACAACCACATTGATTACAACGGAAGCATTACAAAAGCCGTAAAAATGGCAAAGGAGTACACGGAAAAAATAAAAAATCCGCTGAAAATAGAAGTTGAAACCAGAAATCTGGAAGAGGTGGAAGAAGCTTTAAATGCCGGGGCAGACCGCATCTTGCTGGATAATATGGACGTGCAGATGATGAAAGACGCGGTGAAAATGGTTGGCGGCAAATGTGAAACTGAAGCTTCCGGCGGGATTACGCGCGATATGCTGAAAGCTATTGCTGCTACGGGTGTTGACTACATTTCTGCGGGTGCGCTGACGCATTCTGCAGACAACATCGATTTGAGTCTGAAAGCGGTAAAATAA
- a CDS encoding TonB-dependent receptor, whose translation MNFRPVKKSMLTVVLTLSTASVYYAQTARDTVSREKDIEQVVLTGVADIAKDRKTPVAVSTIKEAQIIDKLGNQEFPEILNTTPSVYATKGGGGFGDSRINVRGFDQRNTAVMINGVPVNDMEGGAVYWSNWAGLSDVTSAMQVQRGLGSSKLAIASVGGTINVLTRAADKKRQGNVTLGIGNDGYNKQLFSYNTGKSETGWATSFLMSRTAGSMYADGTEFEGYNYYLAVGYQPNAKHDLQFTITGAPQVHNQRSFQSTINDHIKYGGTEEEPNRRYNQNWGYLNGEEYSMTRNYYHKPVISLNWDWKITQATTLNSVAYASFGRGGGTGDAGRINGVFYNNLPRTADGLVRFDDIVAWNKGALVPDFGAVNKTPGMASSSNGIIRRSSINSHNWLGLITSLNHKINDNLTATVGLDGRTYKGIHYRIVTDFLGNNSYTDTSNINNKPNVITNAFTTNPSWNPFGGKTNDIKDQLAYSNDGIVNWLGGFGQLEYTNDALSAFVQGSVSNQAFQRIDYMLYAPENQKSEKVDLVGFNVKGGANYNINENHNVFVNGGYYERQPFFGAVFLNNRNDVNPSLTNEKITSFEVGYGYRSSIFNANLNLYNTSWDDIYRRLTTRGKLNGVDVTGVANVLGIKEIHRGIELDFNVKPAQFVTLNGMFSVGDWFFEGSPTASFVEDQTNTVIQEGTLALDGLKVGDAAQLTAALGADFKLTDWLNFDAQYRYADKLYSAFEPSSRLVTASKPTPSDPAVELPSYGLVDLGAGARFKLNDTQSFKLRLNVNNVFDKTYIAESRTNKAADVNPANNWNGINKANEVFFGFGRTWNASVSFLF comes from the coding sequence ATGAATTTCAGACCTGTGAAAAAATCAATGCTAACGGTAGTACTTACGCTATCAACAGCCAGTGTTTATTATGCACAAACTGCGAGAGACACTGTTAGTAGAGAAAAAGACATTGAGCAAGTTGTATTAACTGGCGTTGCTGACATCGCGAAAGACAGAAAAACTCCGGTTGCTGTTTCAACCATCAAAGAAGCGCAGATTATCGATAAGCTGGGGAACCAAGAATTCCCGGAAATCCTTAATACGACTCCATCTGTATATGCTACAAAAGGTGGTGGTGGATTCGGAGATTCCAGAATCAACGTAAGAGGTTTCGACCAAAGAAACACTGCGGTAATGATTAACGGTGTACCTGTAAACGATATGGAAGGTGGTGCCGTATACTGGTCTAACTGGGCTGGACTTTCTGATGTAACTTCTGCTATGCAGGTACAAAGAGGTCTTGGTTCATCTAAATTGGCAATTGCTTCTGTAGGTGGTACCATCAACGTACTTACAAGAGCTGCTGATAAAAAAAGACAAGGAAATGTAACGCTTGGTATTGGTAACGACGGATACAACAAGCAATTATTTTCTTACAACACCGGTAAAAGTGAAACAGGTTGGGCTACTTCTTTTTTAATGAGTAGAACTGCAGGTTCTATGTATGCTGACGGAACTGAATTCGAAGGATACAACTATTATTTAGCTGTAGGTTATCAACCGAATGCAAAACATGATTTGCAATTCACCATCACTGGTGCACCACAGGTTCATAACCAAAGATCTTTCCAGTCAACCATCAATGATCACATCAAATACGGTGGTACTGAAGAAGAACCAAACAGAAGATATAACCAAAACTGGGGATACTTAAACGGTGAAGAATATTCTATGACCAGAAATTATTACCACAAACCGGTAATTTCTTTAAACTGGGACTGGAAAATTACTCAAGCTACTACCTTAAACTCTGTGGCTTACGCTTCTTTCGGTAGAGGTGGTGGTACAGGTGACGCTGGTAGAATCAATGGTGTATTTTACAACAACTTACCAAGAACTGCAGACGGTCTTGTAAGATTTGATGATATCGTAGCATGGAACAAAGGTGCTTTAGTTCCTGATTTCGGTGCGGTAAACAAAACTCCGGGAATGGCTAGCAGCAGCAACGGAATTATCAGAAGATCTTCCATCAACTCACATAACTGGTTAGGACTTATCACCAGCTTAAACCACAAAATTAACGACAATTTAACTGCAACTGTTGGTTTAGATGGCCGTACCTACAAAGGAATCCACTACAGAATTGTAACTGACTTCCTTGGTAACAACTCTTATACTGACACCAGCAACATCAATAACAAACCAAACGTAATTACCAACGCGTTTACAACCAACCCATCATGGAATCCATTTGGTGGTAAAACCAACGATATCAAAGACCAGTTGGCTTACAGTAACGACGGTATCGTAAACTGGTTAGGTGGTTTCGGACAATTGGAATATACCAACGATGCGCTTTCTGCATTTGTTCAGGGTTCAGTTTCCAACCAGGCTTTCCAGAGAATTGATTACATGCTTTATGCACCAGAAAATCAGAAAAGTGAGAAAGTTGATTTAGTAGGTTTCAACGTAAAAGGTGGAGCAAACTATAACATCAATGAAAATCATAACGTTTTCGTTAACGGGGGATACTATGAAAGACAGCCGTTCTTCGGAGCTGTATTCTTAAACAACAGAAACGATGTAAACCCTTCTCTAACAAACGAGAAAATTACTTCTTTCGAAGTTGGTTACGGATACCGTTCATCAATTTTCAACGCAAACTTAAACCTTTACAACACTTCTTGGGATGATATCTACAGAAGACTTACCACCAGAGGAAAACTTAACGGTGTAGATGTAACAGGTGTTGCAAATGTTTTAGGAATTAAAGAAATCCACAGAGGTATTGAATTAGATTTCAATGTGAAACCAGCACAATTCGTGACTTTAAACGGTATGTTCTCTGTAGGAGACTGGTTCTTCGAAGGTAGCCCAACAGCATCTTTCGTTGAAGATCAAACTAACACAGTTATTCAGGAAGGAACTCTTGCTTTGGACGGTCTTAAAGTTGGTGATGCTGCACAGCTTACCGCTGCTTTAGGTGCTGATTTCAAACTTACTGACTGGTTAAACTTTGATGCGCAGTATCGTTATGCTGACAAATTGTATTCAGCTTTCGAACCTTCATCACGTTTGGTAACGGCTTCAAAACCTACTCCATCTGATCCAGCGGTAGAATTGCCTTCTTACGGATTGGTTGACTTAGGTGCTGGTGCAAGATTCAAGCTTAACGACACGCAGTCATTCAAATTGAGATTAAACGTGAACAATGTTTTCGATAAAACATATATCGCAGAATCCAGAACCAACAAAGCTGCTGATGTTAACCCGGCGAACAACTGGAACGGTATCAACAAAGCGAACGAGGTATTCTTCGGATTCGGTAGAACCTGGAACGCTTCTGTAAGTTTCCTTTTCTAA
- a CDS encoding aspartate-semialdehyde dehydrogenase: MKIAVVGATGMVGQIMLKVLEERNFPVTELIPVASEKSVGKKILFKGNEIEIVSMQDAIDRKPQIALFSAGGNTSLEFAPKFAANGTVVIDNSSAWRMEADKKLVVPEINADVLTKNDKIIANPNCSTIQLVMVLHPLNKNFGLKRVIISTYQSVTGTGKNAVDQLNAEILGDKQVKKVYNYDIFKNALPQCDVFADDDYTKEEIKLMTEPKKILGDDSFNISATAVRVPVQGGHSESVNVEFENDFNLDEIREILSNTPGVVVLDDVKNNIYPMPLYSEGKDEVFVGRIRRDLSQPKTLNLWIVADNLRKGAATNAVQIAEYLYKNQLV, encoded by the coding sequence ATGAAAATAGCAGTAGTAGGCGCTACCGGAATGGTGGGACAAATTATGTTAAAAGTTTTAGAGGAAAGAAATTTCCCCGTAACTGAACTGATCCCCGTAGCTTCCGAAAAGTCGGTCGGTAAAAAAATCTTATTTAAAGGTAACGAAATCGAAATCGTTTCGATGCAGGATGCTATTGACCGAAAGCCTCAAATCGCGCTATTTTCTGCGGGCGGAAATACCTCACTGGAGTTTGCTCCCAAATTTGCTGCTAACGGTACCGTGGTGATCGATAATTCGTCAGCATGGCGTATGGAAGCTGATAAGAAATTAGTCGTTCCGGAAATCAATGCGGATGTTTTGACCAAAAATGACAAAATCATTGCAAATCCTAATTGTTCCACGATTCAGCTGGTAATGGTTTTACATCCTCTGAACAAAAATTTCGGGCTAAAACGGGTAATTATTTCAACTTACCAATCGGTAACCGGAACCGGGAAAAATGCAGTGGATCAGCTAAATGCAGAAATTTTAGGCGATAAGCAGGTAAAAAAAGTGTATAACTATGATATCTTCAAGAACGCTTTGCCACAATGCGACGTTTTTGCTGATGACGACTACACCAAAGAGGAAATTAAACTAATGACTGAACCAAAGAAAATTTTAGGTGACGATTCATTTAATATTTCCGCGACTGCCGTTCGTGTTCCTGTTCAGGGCGGACATTCTGAAAGTGTAAATGTCGAATTTGAAAACGATTTCAACCTGGATGAAATCCGCGAAATTCTTTCCAACACACCGGGTGTTGTGGTTTTGGATGATGTGAAAAACAACATCTATCCGATGCCGTTATATTCCGAAGGAAAAGATGAAGTTTTTGTTGGCAGAATCCGTCGTGATTTGTCTCAGCCAAAAACTTTAAACCTCTGGATTGTGGCAGATAACCTCCGAAAAGGCGCCGCCACAAACGCGGTTCAGATCGCAGAATATCTCTATAAAAATCAATTAGTCTAA